TGCGTCCTCTAAGCTCACCATCGGCTTTCTCTGTTCTCCTTTTCCGTAGACTGTGAGAGGGTATCCCGCGACAGCCTGTGCACAGAACCGGTTGACTACCGTCCCGAAGTAGTAGTCGAAGTCGTACCTCGTCCCGAGTCCCGTCTCACGTGTCTCCTCTGTCTCTGTGCCGTAGACGATCGCAGTACGTACGTCACTCACGGGCTGATCCCACTGTTTCGACGCGAGACGCATGTTGGCGGCGTCGAAGTCCTTCGTGGCGTGGTACCACGAACCTCCCATGTTGGGGAAAGGAACCTCGTCGGACTCGCCGTTACGGTCGACCTCGAAGCCTCCCTCGGGTATCTCGAAGTCGGGTGCTCCGTAGAGACCCGTCGTAGTCGTCTCTATGAAATGAGTGTCTTCGAGACCCGTCTCGCGGAGCCCCCAGAGAAGGTTGACGTTCATCGAGTTGTTGTTCCTCTGGGTTTCGAGGGCACGCTCGCCGTTTATCTGGGAGTAGGGAGCACTCGGCTGTGCGGCGGCGTGGACTACGGTGTCTGGCTCGTGGACTTCGAGAATCTGTTTGACGAACTCCCTGTCGGCGAGGTCTCCCTCTATAAAGCTGAGGTTGGGCTCGGCGTCGAACCTCTCCTCGGGCGAGTCGATCGGAACCGCCGAGACACTACCCGACTCCTCGACCCATCTCCTCCTGTCGAGGCTGTCGACTCCGATCACTCTCTCGTCGAGTCTCCTTGAAAGACGTAACGAGAGGGGCCATCCGACGTATCCGTCTGCTCCTGTGACTAAGACAGACATTTACTCAGATAATGAGTAACTATTATCTTAAAGCTTTGCATAGGTCATCTATGTCAGACATAAACCGAGCCGCGGATCTCCTCGAAGACCTCGGATTCAAGGAGTACCACGCTAAGTCACTCGCTCATCTGCTTGAGATGGGAGAGTCGAAGGCTCCCGACCTCTCGCGTGCGAGCGGAGTCCCGAAGGCACGTATATACGGCGTTCTCGACGACTTAGTCGAGAGAGGCTTTGTCGACGTCGAACCCGGTAGACCCAAGATCTACTCACCCAGGAACCCCGACGAGATAGTCGAGACTATGAAGTCGAACCGGCGCGCCGAGTACGAGCGCGAGGTCGAGAGGATAGAGTCGAAGTCGGACGACCTAGTCGACGCCCTCCCCGACGACGAGACGGAAGCCGAGAAGAGGAGTCTTCTAAGACTCGTGCCCGTCGGGGAGCCGAGTGAACGTGAGACACGCGACCTCTACGACGACGCCGAGGACAGCATAGACATAGCCACGAAGTCGATGGAGTACTACGACTCGGTCTCGGAGTCTCTCAGGGACGCCGTCGACCGCGGCGTGGATCTGCGTATTCTCTTTCTGCATCCGTCACGTCTGGAGGAGTCGAACCGACGTGTACAGGAAGAGATAACTCAGAAGATCGAGGAAGAGATACCCGAGGCGTCTCTGCGGTACTCGAACTCAAAGCTACCACTGAGAGGATCGATAGTCGACCCGAGCATGGACTACACGACTGGGAAGGCTATCTTCGTCGTAGAAGGCGACGAACCCCTCTCTCTGCGTGACTCCGCGATTACTGACAATCCGAGTCTTGTGGCAGGGACAGAGAAGTACTTTGATCTCGTATGGAAGCATGAGTCGGTGGAGAAAATATGAGGTGAGTAAGACTATCTCTGTCTTTGTATTATGAAGCTACAGTTTTGGTTTCATTCTCTGTGGAGT
The genomic region above belongs to Candidatus Afararchaeum irisae and contains:
- a CDS encoding helix-turn-helix domain-containing protein, encoding MSDINRAADLLEDLGFKEYHAKSLAHLLEMGESKAPDLSRASGVPKARIYGVLDDLVERGFVDVEPGRPKIYSPRNPDEIVETMKSNRRAEYEREVERIESKSDDLVDALPDDETEAEKRSLLRLVPVGEPSERETRDLYDDAEDSIDIATKSMEYYDSVSESLRDAVDRGVDLRILFLHPSRLEESNRRVQEEITQKIEEEIPEASLRYSNSKLPLRGSIVDPSMDYTTGKAIFVVEGDEPLSLRDSAITDNPSLVAGTEKYFDLVWKHESVEKI
- a CDS encoding NAD-dependent epimerase/dehydratase family protein, which translates into the protein MSVLVTGADGYVGWPLSLRLSRRLDERVIGVDSLDRRRWVEESGSVSAVPIDSPEERFDAEPNLSFIEGDLADREFVKQILEVHEPDTVVHAAAQPSAPYSQINGERALETQRNNNSMNVNLLWGLRETGLEDTHFIETTTTGLYGAPDFEIPEGGFEVDRNGESDEVPFPNMGGSWYHATKDFDAANMRLASKQWDQPVSDVRTAIVYGTETEETRETGLGTRYDFDYYFGTVVNRFCAQAVAGYPLTVYGKGEQRKPMVSLEDAVESLVNLVEEGHGGDGLEVYNQVTRPVAIVELAETISDVGDEFGLDADVEHFENPREEDEEHKMEMENDRFMDLLGEQRQTLEEGVRGILSTLDDRSDVVEAHEDRFLPGVLQD